In one window of Episyrphus balteatus chromosome 3, idEpiBalt1.1, whole genome shotgun sequence DNA:
- the LOC129915361 gene encoding uncharacterized protein LOC129915361: MTKIVSIKSGIKDWMEFEKKSLEGLNTNNHNDRPAKKLEYPDSEYNILPTFGCSSRSRPTLIIGKYTYLSRTEKKNTYRCARNRRTGCKATAHTKLIGGVLMCRLNNSHSHD, encoded by the exons taAAAAGTGGAATCAAAGACTGGATGGAATTCGAAAAGAAATCCTTGGAAGGCCTAAACACAAACAACCACAATGATCGGCCAGCTAAAAAATTAGAat atccCGATAGTGAATATAACATTCTACCAACTTTTGGTTGTTCTTCACGATCTCGACCAACTTTAATAATTGGAAAGTATACTTATCTGAGTCgaacagagaaaaaaaacacTTATCGATGTGCCAGAAATAGAAGGACTGGATGCAAAGCTACAGcacatacaaaattgattggCGGTGTTCTTATGTGTCGATTGAATAATTCACATTCACAtgattag